The Propionispora hippei DSM 15287 DNA segment CCCGGTTTCTCCGGTGCTGCCGGTCAGTCCGGTAGCACCTGTTTCGCCAGTAGGGCCTGTAATACCTGTTGCTCCAGCAACCCCAGTTTCGCCAGTCATCCCAGTAGCGCCCGTTTCACCGGTAGGGCCAGTGGTACCGGTAATCCCGGTTTCTCCAGTGCTGCCGGTCAGTCCAGTAGTGCCCGTAATACCTGTTGCTCCAGTGACTCCAGTTTCACCGGTGCTGCCAGTTATTCCGGTAGCACCGGTTTCGCCAGTAGGACCAGTTGGTCCAGTGCCCCCAGTTTCACCGGTGTTGCCGGTCAATCCAGTAGCGCCCGTTTCGCCAGTAGGGCCAGCGACACCTGTCGTCCCTGTGGCACCAGTTTCTCCGGTGCTGCCGGTCAATCCAGTAGCACCTGTTTCACCGGTAGGACCAGTAATACCAGTAGCACCGGTAACACCAGTAGCACCGGTAGCGCCCGTTTCGCCAATAGGGCCAGTAATGCCTGTTGCCCCCGTGAGCCCAGTTTCTCCAGTATTGCCAGTCATCCCAGTAACACCTGTTTCACCGGTAGGGCCAGTGGTACCGGTCGCTCCGGTCACACCTGTTTCACCGGTAGGACCTGTTGTACCGGTTGCCCCGGTTTCACCGGTGTTGCCGGTCAGTCCGGTAGCACCTGTTTCGCCCGTGGAACCTGTTGAACCTGTAACCCCAGTTACCCCAGTTTCTCCAGTGTTACCAGTCATTCCAGTAGTACCGGTCACTCCAGTAGCACCTGTTTCACCGGTAGGGCCAGTCGTACCAGTTGTCCCAGCAACCCCAATTTCTCCAGTGGCTCCGGTTATCCCAGTAGCACCCGTTTCACCAGCAGGGCCAGCGACACCTGTCGTCCCAGTGGCACCAGTTTCACCGGTGTTGCCGGTCATTCCAGTAGCGCCCGTTTCACCAACAGGGCCAGTGATACCGGTCACTCCAGTAGAACCTGTCGTACCTGTAACCCCAGTGACCCCAGTTTCACCAGTGCTGCCAGTCATTCCAGTAGTGCCTGTTTCGCCAGCAGGGCCAGTCGTACCGGTTGGGCCAGTCAACCCCGTTTCGCCAGTAATGCCAATTGCCCCCGTGACCCCAGTTTCACCGGTGATGCCGGTCATTCCGGTAGCACCTGTTTCACCGGTAGGACCAGTCGTACCGGTTGGTCCAGTAACCCCAGTTTCTCCAGTACTGCCGGTCGCTCCGGGCACACCCGTTGCTCCAGTGGCTCCGGTTATCCCGGTAGCACCTGTTTCACCGGTAGGGCCAGTAATACCTGTCGTTCCAGTTACCCCAGTTTCACCGGTGTCGCCGGTCATTCCAGTAGCACCTGGGTCACCAGTAGTTCCAGTGGTACCGGTCGCTCCGGTCACACCTGTTTCACCAGCAGGGCCTGTGATACCGGTAGCCCCAGTGATTCCGGTTTCTCCTGTGCTACCGATCATTCCAGTAGAGCCCGTTTCGCCAGTAGCGCCTGTAATGCCTGTTGCCCCCGCGCTACCAGTTTCTCCAGTACTGCCGGTCATTCCAGTAGCGCCTGTTTCGCCAACAGGGCCAGTGATACCGGTGGCCCCGGTAACACCCGTCTCACCGGTGTTGCCAGTTATCCCAGTAGCACCTGTTTCACCAGCAGGGCCTGTGGTGCCTGTTGCTCCCGCAATCCCCGTTTCTCCAGTGATACCAGTCATCCCGGTAGTGCCCGTTTCGCCAGTAGGGCCAGTAATACCTGTTGCGCCGGTGCCCCCAGTTTCACCGGTGCTGCCGGTCATTCCAGTAGTACCGGTTTCACCGGTAGCGCCAGTGGTACCGGTCACTCCAGTAGCACCTGGGTCACCAGTAGAACCTGTCGTACCGGTCGCACCGGTGACTCCGGTTTCTCCGGAACTGCCGGTCAGTCCAGTAGGGCCTGTTTCACCAGTAGCGCCTGTAATGCCTGTTGCTCCAGTAACCCCGGTTTCTCCGGTATTGCCAGTTATCCCAGTGGTGCCGGTTTCGCCAGCAGGACCGGTTGTACCGGTCGCTCCGGTTACACCTGTTTCTCCAATGGCTCCAGTCATCCCGGTAGCGCCAGTTTCGCCGGTAGGACCAGTAGTGCCTGTTACCCCCGTGACCCCGGTTTCTCCGGTGCTACCGGTCGTTCCGGTAGTACCTGGGTCCCCAGTAGAACCTGTCGTTCCGGTCGCCCCAGTTTCACCGGTGCTACCGGTCATCCCAGTCATTCCAGTAGCGCCTATTTCACCGGTAGGGCCAGTGGTGCCAGTAGAACCTATGCTACCGGTTGATCCAGTGCAACCAGTAGTGCCGGTTATGCCGTTTATACCTGTTGCCCCGGTTGGACCAGTTGGTCCAGTTGCTCCTATGAAGAAGGGTGGAAGCGGATGGGTGTGTCCTTTAGAGCATATGTAGTGCCAGGAACGATTTGTTTTCTTTAAACCGGGGATTCTTTTAGTTCTATAAAAAACATAAGGAAAATTATATTTCATAAGACATCACCTCTACGTGTCCAGTACAGAATTTATGCCGTAGTATCCTATGAGGATAAATGTTTGAAGGGAACGAGTAAAAAAGAAATACAGGCCGTTAGTTTAGCGAAACTGCAGATTGTAAAGATAGTAGTATTTATTAAGTTTTTTGCGAAATTGTCTGATGATTGCAAAAGAATACATAATACAATGTCTGAATTGTCTATATCGTGAATAAATTCACTAGACAAAAAAACGATTATGCATTATGCTATAAACAGAATACGAATAGTGGGGTAGAGTTACGGTGAACCCCCTAAAGTAGGCGTTGATTTTTAAAGAAATCAGCAGCTATTTTAGGGGGTTCTTTTTATTTAAATATAAATAAGGTCGAGTACAATGTGGAGGTTTACATGAAACAGAAAAAAGTATCACGAAGAGGATTTTTTAAACTTCTTGGTACCGCAGGGGTCGTGGGGGTTGGTGCAACGGTTAGCGGCTGCAGCAATGAATCGGCCGGAGGCAAAGGCTGGATGCCAAGTCAGTATAATGTTCCTGCCAACTGGCCCGTTCAGGTTAAAGGACGGATTCCGATAGATAGCAATAATGTATCCATTGAGCGGGATGATGCGAAATGTATTCTGTGCGGACAGTGTCTGGAAGTATGCCGCAATGTGATGAGTGTATATGGCTATTATGAGCTGCCGGTGAAAAAAGAAGTTGTGTGTATAAATTGCGGTCAATGTACGTTGTGGTGTCCCACCGGTGCCATTACCGAGCGGCAGGATACGGCGAAAGTGTTAGCGGCGCTTGATAATCCAGCAGTTCATGTGCTTGTGCAAACAGCGCCGGCTACCCGTGTATCTTTGGGGGAAGAATTCGGCTTGCCGCCGGGCAGCATTGTCCAGGGCAAGCAGGTGGCGGCGCTTAAAGCGCTTGGTTTTGATGCTGTGCTGGACACCTGTTTCGGTGCCGATCTAACCATTATGGAAGAGGCCTCGGAACTATTAGAGCGGGTGAAGCAACCGGAACACAGTCTGCCGCAATTTACCTCCTGCTGCCCCGGCTGGGTGAAGTTTGTTGAATATTACTATCCTGATCTTATGCCTCATTTATCAAGCTGTAAATCACCGCAGCAGATGTTTGGGGCGGTGGCTAAAACGTATTACGCGGCCAAGAAGCAAATCAGTCCGGAGAACATTGTATCGGTGGCGGTCATGCCCTGTACGGCAAAAAAGTTTGAGTGCCAGCGGCCGGAAATGAATGCGGCCGGCGTCGAGGCTAAACTGCCAGCGGTGCGTGATGTGGACATTGTTATCACTACACGGGAGCTAGCCCAATTGTTGAAAAAACGGGGCATTGACATGAACGGACTGGCCAGTGCCGAGTATGACTCTATTTTAGGGGAAACCAGCGGCGCCGGTATTATCTTTGGCGTTACCGGTGGGGTGATGGAGGCGGCGGTGCGGACTGCGTATCATTTGAGCACTGCTCAGGATCCGCCTGACAGTCTGTTGACCTGGAATCCTGTGCGCGGCCTTCAAGGCGTGAAAGAGGCGACTGCCGATATTCCCGGTCTTGGTACTGTTCGGGTAGCTGTCTGCCATGGCCTGAAAAATGCCAGGGAATTGCTGGCAGCAGTACGGGAGAAGAAGGCTCCCTGGCAGTTTATTGAGTTTATGGCCTGTCCCGGCGGCTGTATTGGCGGTGGTGGTCAACCCAGGACATCATTGCCGCCGACCGATGAAGTGCGCAAAGCCAGGATTGCCAACTTGTACAAATTGGATACGGCTTTGCCGGCCAAACGCAGTAGTTATCAGAACCAGGAAATCCGTCAGGTATATCAGGAGTGGCTGAAAGAGCCGTTGAGTGAAGAGGCGGAAGCATTGCTGCATACCCGGTTTGTTGACCGCAGCAATCAATTGACGGCAAAACGATAGGGAAGCGCTGATTGGTGATTTTCTATAAGCCGGTTTAAAAACAGGAGGTACCTGCTATGTCGAAAGGCGTGTTAACCGATCTTACCAAGTGCATCGGCTGTGGCAGCTGTGTGGTGGCTTGTAAGATGTGGAATAAACTGGAATATGATACAAAGCAGCCGGCCGTAGGGTCTGCAGCGAAATTAAACGATAAGAACTGGACAATTGTCAGCACCTGTGAGACGCAAAACAGTAAAGGAGAACCTGTCTGGCGGTTTGTCAAGCGTCAGTGTATGCACTGCCTGGAGCCGGCCTGTGTTTCGGCTTGTTTTTCCCGGGCATTGCAAAAAAATCCCGACGGCTCCATCGTTTATTATCCCGATTTATGTGTGGGCTGTCGTTACTGTATGCTCGCCTGTCCTTTTGATGTGCCGAAATATGAGTGGCAGAAGGCGGCGCCGGAAATTACAAAATGTCAGATGTGCTCTTCACGGCTGGAAAACGGGGAAGCCCCTGCCTGTGTATCGGTGTGCCCAACCGGAGTTATGCAGCTGGATGACCGTGATAAGCTGGTGGCCCGCGCGGAGCAGCAGATCAAAGATAATGATCAATATGTAAAAAAAATCTATGGCAAAGACGAGGTAGGCGGCACATCCTGGCTGTATATCTCAGATATTTCTTTTGAAGAACTGGGCTTTAAGGTCGTAGGCATGACGGCGCTCCCCACCTATACGCAACGTTTCCTGAAGCATACGCCGTTTATTGCCGTTGGATGGGGCATTTTGCTGGCGGCATTATCTTTTTACACCAGACGACGCAATGAGTTGGCCAAAGAGAAACAGCAA contains these protein-coding regions:
- a CDS encoding [FeFe] hydrogenase, group A, coding for MKQKKVSRRGFFKLLGTAGVVGVGATVSGCSNESAGGKGWMPSQYNVPANWPVQVKGRIPIDSNNVSIERDDAKCILCGQCLEVCRNVMSVYGYYELPVKKEVVCINCGQCTLWCPTGAITERQDTAKVLAALDNPAVHVLVQTAPATRVSLGEEFGLPPGSIVQGKQVAALKALGFDAVLDTCFGADLTIMEEASELLERVKQPEHSLPQFTSCCPGWVKFVEYYYPDLMPHLSSCKSPQQMFGAVAKTYYAAKKQISPENIVSVAVMPCTAKKFECQRPEMNAAGVEAKLPAVRDVDIVITTRELAQLLKKRGIDMNGLASAEYDSILGETSGAGIIFGVTGGVMEAAVRTAYHLSTAQDPPDSLLTWNPVRGLQGVKEATADIPGLGTVRVAVCHGLKNARELLAAVREKKAPWQFIEFMACPGGCIGGGGQPRTSLPPTDEVRKARIANLYKLDTALPAKRSSYQNQEIRQVYQEWLKEPLSEEAEALLHTRFVDRSNQLTAKR
- a CDS encoding 4Fe-4S dicluster domain-containing protein → MSKGVLTDLTKCIGCGSCVVACKMWNKLEYDTKQPAVGSAAKLNDKNWTIVSTCETQNSKGEPVWRFVKRQCMHCLEPACVSACFSRALQKNPDGSIVYYPDLCVGCRYCMLACPFDVPKYEWQKAAPEITKCQMCSSRLENGEAPACVSVCPTGVMQLDDRDKLVARAEQQIKDNDQYVKKIYGKDEVGGTSWLYISDISFEELGFKVVGMTALPTYTQRFLKHTPFIAVGWGILLAALSFYTRRRNELAKEKQQNRQMEDEHHES